From Micromonospora rifamycinica, a single genomic window includes:
- a CDS encoding FAD-binding protein: MSGVARRNWAGNVHYAARAFHQPTTLDELRRLVAGSDRLRAVGSGHSFNRIGDTTGDLVSLAGLPPTVEIDRERGTVTVAAGLRYGDVATRLHEQGLALANLASLPHISVAGAVATGTHGSGDGNRNLAAAVAGLELVTADGEVLTVDRSAGDRFAGMVVALGALGVVTRVTLDVLPTFTVRQYVHEGLPVGSLDAAFASAYSVSGFTTWRSTDIDQVWRKQLADAPPPEPDWLGTTPAGQPAHPVPGMDPVSCTPQFGEPGPWHERLPHFRLGFMPSSGDELQSEYHLPRSAGAEALAALDGMRDRIVPVLQICELRTVAADELWLSPNQGRDTLAVHFTWVADTAAVLPVLAEVEARLAPFAPRPHWGKVFTLDPALVAATYPRYADFVALLTELDPAGVFRTDLLDRYFPRP, translated from the coding sequence GTGAGCGGCGTCGCACGGCGCAACTGGGCCGGCAACGTCCACTACGCCGCCCGTGCCTTCCACCAGCCGACGACGCTGGACGAGCTGCGCCGGCTGGTCGCGGGCAGCGACCGGCTCCGGGCGGTCGGCAGCGGCCACTCGTTCAACCGGATCGGCGACACCACCGGCGACCTGGTCTCGCTGGCCGGGCTGCCGCCCACCGTCGAGATCGACCGGGAGCGCGGCACGGTCACCGTCGCCGCCGGGCTGCGCTACGGGGACGTGGCGACCCGGCTGCACGAGCAGGGGCTGGCCCTGGCCAACCTCGCCTCGCTGCCGCACATCTCGGTGGCCGGTGCGGTCGCCACCGGCACCCACGGCTCCGGCGACGGCAACCGCAACCTGGCCGCCGCCGTGGCCGGGCTGGAACTCGTCACCGCCGACGGGGAGGTGCTCACCGTCGACCGGTCGGCCGGCGACCGGTTCGCCGGCATGGTGGTCGCGCTCGGCGCGCTCGGCGTCGTCACCCGGGTCACCCTGGACGTGCTGCCCACCTTCACCGTCCGTCAGTACGTACACGAGGGCCTGCCGGTCGGGTCGCTGGACGCGGCGTTCGCCTCGGCGTACAGCGTCAGCGGGTTCACCACCTGGCGCTCGACGGACATCGACCAGGTCTGGCGCAAGCAGCTCGCCGACGCCCCGCCGCCGGAGCCGGACTGGCTCGGCACCACCCCCGCCGGGCAGCCGGCGCACCCGGTGCCCGGGATGGACCCGGTGAGCTGCACCCCGCAGTTCGGCGAGCCCGGCCCGTGGCACGAGCGGCTGCCGCACTTCCGGCTCGGTTTCATGCCGAGCAGCGGCGACGAGCTCCAGTCCGAGTACCACCTGCCCCGGTCGGCGGGGGCCGAGGCACTGGCCGCGCTGGACGGGATGCGGGACCGGATCGTCCCCGTGCTGCAGATCTGTGAGCTGCGGACGGTCGCCGCCGACGAGCTGTGGCTCAGCCCCAACCAGGGGCGCGACACGCTGGCCGTGCACTTCACCTGGGTCGCCGACACGGCGGCGGTGCTGCCCGTGCTGGCCGAGGTCGAGGCCCGGCTGGCCCCGTTCGCGCCCCGCCCGCACTGGGGCAAGGTGTTCACCCTCGACCCGGCCCTGGTCGCCGCCACCTACCCCCGGTACGCCGACTTCG